CCAAGCGAGACATTTTCATGGAGCCCACAGACCCCAAATTCCCACAGCAGTGGTACCTGGTGAGTGTGGAGTGAGGAGTGTGGAGGTTGCGGCTGCTATTGGCTGTGATGCTCATCACAGCACCAGCAGTTGGGCATGGCTGACAGTGTCAGGACTTCTTTCTGCAGTACAACACAAACCAGCGGGACCTGAACGTGCGTCAGGCCTGGGAGCAGGGTTACACAGGCAAGGGCATTGTGGTTTCCATCCTGGATGATGGCATTGAGAAGAACCACCCTGACCTGGAGGCCAACTACGTAAGTGTGGGGCAATCCCTGGGTGGTGCACAGGAGCCTGTGCAGGGCTGGTGCCTGCTTActgcagctccagagctgcATGGTGCAGGTGCAGGGTTCATGCCTGCCATGGGGGCGTGTAGGGTACAGCAACAGGGGCGAGTCAGAAACCTGCTCCCTGACTCAGcccagcagtggggcagtggTACCAGCATGGCACTGGGGAGGTGGGACTTGCTGGCCAAGGCAGGCACTTCTGACTGCCAGATCTGCCTTCCAGGATCCAGGGGCAAGCTTTGATGTCAATGACCAGGACCCAGACCCACAGCCCCGTTACACACAGATGAACGACAACAGGTGAGGGTGGCAGAGCCCAGCTATAGCCAGTCCTCAGTGGGCAGCACTAGCGCTTGTGGATTTCAGGAGGGTGTGGGGGTGATGCCCCATGCAGAACCCCCCCTCATTTTCTGATGTCGGTAACGTCCTTCGGGACCACCCAGAGCTAGCACCGACTGTGCTGTGCCCCTCCCCAGAGCAGGGcagacagagctctgcagtgcccaTTTCTGTGGGTTGGGCTTTGTCAGCCGCTCCATCTGGGGGAATGGAGACAGTTTGGGTGCCAATCCCACCGTCTGCAGCTGGTGTTCAGCACCATGCACTCGCTGCCCACctgagtgctgggtgctgttCTAACTGCAGGCACGGCACTCGCTGCGCTGGGGAAGTCGCTGCTGTAGCAAACAATGGGATCTGTGGCGTCGGTGTGGCTTACAATGCCCGGATTGGAGGTGGGTGCCACCCTGTGATGCATcaggagcagagcctgcagcaggtGTCTGCTCCCTCGGTGCTGCCGCCAGGGCAGCCTGCGacagcctgcagctccagcagcatggAGAGCTCTCGCTGGTGGCACCTCTGCCCCGTGGAGCGTGGCCACCCGTGATGTCTGCTCTCTGGCCCTAGGTGTGCGCATGCTGGATGGGGAGGTGACGGATGCTGTGGAGGCCCATTCCCTGGGCCTCAATCCCAACCACATCCACATCTACAGTGCCAGCTGGGGCCCTGAGGATGATGGCAAGACGGTGGATGGCCCGGCCCGGCTGGCAGAGGAGGCCTTCTTCCGAGGGGTCAGCCAGGTGAGCGTTTGTTTCCTGGGGCCAGCTGAGCTCCCCAGGCCTCCGGTGTTGTCACAGCCTTCCCGCTGTGAGCTGTCTCCTGGCCCATCTCCGGGATCAGGCTCTGTTGGTTTTTCTGGTTCTTCctgaactgcagctctgagTCAGGGCCCGTCCTGCTCAGGGTACTCCTCTCTCCAGAGCCGCCCTgttctctgtgctctgaaagCTTACACGAAGCGGGGCAGTACCTCCCTGGAGCCCCGCTGGGCCCTGCCTGGCTCTGCGCCACTCACCTCACCCCTGCCACCACCCGTCCTTCCCCACTGTCCCCAGCTGTCAGCTCAGCCTCAGCATAGCCGTGGTGCAATCCTGTGCTGCATTCTGCCTGGGATTCCCCACATGGAAACgtgggcacgctgctggcagATCCCCACACAGCGTCAGCTCTGCCCCACGCACTGTGAACAGAGCCACGGCACTCAGTAacgctctgcagagctgccgtggggctgcagggtgctgtgaGTTGCACACAACCGTGCAGCCAGCCTGGGTGATTTCTGAGCAGAGGAAGACATCTGTTCTTGGGAAAACCAATTCTGCAGCGCCTCCGCCAGCGATGCCACCCGGGGCAGCTCCTGTGGCCACTGTGTCCACGTTCTGCTGCATCAGCCGGGAGCGCCGTGCCTCTCGCTGGATCCCAGCTGCCTGCCGTGCTCTGTGGTGCTCAGTGTGCCACGAGCTGCGTGCTGCACAGGCACCAGTGCTTACTCTGCCTTTGTTGTCAGGGACGTGGGGGGCTGGGCTCCATCTTCGTCTGGGCATCTGGAAACGGGGGCCGCGAACACGACAGCTGCAACTGTGATGGTTACACCAACAGCATCTACACACTGTCCATCAGCAGCACCACGCAGTATGGCAACGTACCCTGGTACAGCGAGGCCTGCTCCTCCACCCTCGCTACCACTTACAGCAGTGGCAACCAGAATGAGAAGCAGATCGTGAGTGCCCCGAGGGGCTGTGGGCTTGGGGCACGTGGGACAGACAGGGGAAGCACGGCACCACCTTAGCGGGTCTGTTCCTCGCAGGTGACAACTGACCTGAGACAGAAGTGCACTGAATCGCACACGGGGACATCGGCCTCAGCGCCTCTAGCTGCTGGGATCATTGCTCTTGCCCTGGAGGCAAAGTAAGGCTGGGCGTGGAGCAGGGccgggctgggggctgcaggggtgCCTCGTGCTGGTGCCTAAGCCTCTTGTCTCCCCGCAGCAAGAACCTAACCTGGCGGGACATGCAGCACCTGGTGGTGCAGACCTCGAAGCCGGCGCACCTCAATGCCAATGACTGGGTCACCAATGGCGTTGGCCGCAAAGGTACCGGGGGGCAGGGGCTCGGTGCCCACAACAGCCCTGGGGCTCAGGAGGCCTCAGGGTGCAGCGCTTACCCTGCTGTCCCTACAGTCAGCCACTCCTACGGCTACGGCCTGCTGGATGCTGGGGCCATGGTGAGCCTGGCCAGGAATTGGATCACAGTGGGACCCCAGAGGAAGTGTGTCATGGACATCCTCACGGAGCCCAAGTAAGGGCTGGTGAGCCCAGGCAGCCACTGCTTGGCATCTGCCCCGTGCGCGGCCCTGTGCAGGAGCCAAGAGACGCTTAGCACCAGGAAGGGAGCGGGGGGTGCTGggcgctgctgctgggcagggccGGGGAGCGCAGAACTGCCAAACGCTACAGCCGGGCTGGGCAGGGTGCAGCCAGGAGGCTTCTGGGCTGGGACGCCGTGGTTTTGGGAGCAGCCAGTGCGAGTCATCACCAGACAGAGGGGCTTTCAGGGGTCAGACAGAAGCTCCTTTTACTCCTGCTTGGCCAccgctgcagcacagcatctgcCGAGTCCCGTCTGCGGCCAGGGTGGTACCAGGCCTGGGGGGCAGGCCCTGGGCTGGGGGAGGCATGGCCctgtctctgctgctgccctgccctgctcccctGGGCCTGGGCCCTGTGGGCAGGCGCCAGCCCCTTCCCTGCCCATCCCCACTCCGTGTGGCCGTgtcctgtgccagcagcagggctggcaagCTGCGGGCCATGGCGGGCCGTGCCTGTCCATCTCTGGCCGCACTGCACGGGGGTGGAGCTGGCCCCTGGCTGCTGAAGAAAGGCCCCATTCACAGCTGGCACAGAGTGCGATTTAACGCGTACTCAGCAGAGCAGAACCCTCCTTGCCCCTGGTTTCCTGGGAGTTGGGATGTGCTGCTCGGTTGCTGCTTCCTGCCCCATCCTGGTGGTGGAGAGAGGCTGTCAGCTGCCCCGGGATTATCTGCAGCTCCACCACTTGGCGtggagctggagagcagctgggagctccTTGGGGGCACTCGAAGCCCTGCAcactgccactgcctcactgggGGCACTGGGTTCACGCTGTTCCTCGGCAGGGACATCGGGAAGCGCCTGGAGGTGCGGCGGAAGGTTGACGCCTGCTTAGGGAAGGCCAACTACATCAGCCGGCTGGAGCACGCACAGGCCCGGCTGACGCTGTCCTACAACCGGCGGGGGGACCTGGCCATCCACCTCGTCAGCCCCATGGGCACCCGCTCTACCCTCCTGGCCGCCAGGTCGGTGCCTGGGCAGTGGGATGGCAGCTGGCAGCGGGTGCCCAGCTGTATGACCCACACCATCTCCTCTCTCCCCAGGCCCCATGACTACTCGGCCGATGGCTTCAATGACTGGGCCTTCATGACGACGCACTCGTGGGACGAGGATCCCTCTGGGGAGTGGCTGCTGGAGATTGAGAACACTAGTGATGCCAACAACTACGGTAGGGCTCGGCAATGGGAGCAGTGCCTGCATCCTGCTGGCACCTGGTGCTGTTCGGTGACTGGGTTGGGGAGGAGACAGAGCTGCTTTGGTTGTTGGGGCTCTGAGGTGGCCTGTCCCCCGCAACCACATTTGTGCTTGTTCATGGAGGTGTCCCCATGGCCCTCGTGCTGCCCTGGTGGTGTTGGTGCCCACCCTCTCTGTATGAGGCTGATGggtgtgctgctggtgctcacCCCATGTTGTTCCAGGCACGCTGACCAAGTTCACGCTGGTGCTGTACGGGACGGCCACTGACCCCCCTGGACTCTCCAACCAACTGGAGAGCAGTGGTTGCAAGACCCTGACCCCCAGCCAGACCTGCGTGGGTGAGTGCAGGGTCCCGTGTGGGTATGGGTGTGCGGATGACCCCCTCGGTGCTgatccttctctttttcagtctgTGAAGAGGGATACTACCTGCACCAGAAGAGCTGCCTGAAGCGCTGCCCCCCCGGCTTCGCACCTGGCGTGCAGAGCACACACTACAACCTGGAGAACAGCATGGAGCCCATCAcaccccagctctgcctgccctgccaCCCCTCCTGCGCCACCTGCACAGGGCCCGGCCCCAACCAGTGCCTGACCTGCCCTGCGCACTCCCACTTCAGCAGCTTGGACCTCTCCTGCTCCCACCAGACGCAGAGCAGCCGTGCATCCCCCGCCCTGGCAGAGGGTGAGGGGCAGCCTGAGGCCCCCCCTCCAGCCAACCCGCTCGTCCTCATTGCCAGCCTCAGCTGCGTTCTCATTGTTGTCATCTTCATCACCGTCTTCCTGGTGCTGCAAGTGCGCTCCGGGTTCAGCCTGCGGGGTGTGAAGGTCTACGCCCTGGACAGCGGCATCATCTCCTACAAGGGGCTGCCCTCTGACATCTGGCAGGAGGAGGGCCCTTCTGAGTCGGACATTGAGGAGTGCGAAGTGCACAACGAGAGGACTGCCTTCATCAGAGACCAAAGTGCCCTTTGATGAGCCCTCCgcccctcccttctcctcccgGCACCTCGGGGCCGGGGCAGGTGAGGCCGAGGGGCCTGGACTCTGCCCCCGTCCCCCTCCGCGGCATTCTGGGCTCCTCACCGCTGGAACCGTCCTCAGCCCTGCGCCGTCCCCGTCCCAGACCATCTCTCACAGCCTCGTGTCCGTGCCGTGCCCTGTGCTGGTGTGTGGCCAGACCCTGATGCTGCCTCTGTGCCGGCAGCCACGTTCCTTACCCTGGGCCGGCGGTTGCTGGGGGCCACACgaggctgcagggatgggagctGGGCGCCCTCGTTGGTGTTGCCCCGACTGGGCTACCTGAGGCTCCCCGCCACCTCCCCAGGGCCTGTCTGCCTCCACCCGTGCCCTTCAACAGCAATAATGGCCAGGCCTCAGCCCCCTACCTCCTTGCCCGCTGCTGCCTGTCCCACCACAGCCACCTGCAGCGCGGATCGGAGCCCAGTGATGGAGGGCGTGGGCATGGCAACGCCTTCCCCAAGGCTGTGCCCTCAGTGCAGAGAGGGCCCCCcgctcagcagcagcccctgtTCTGCCCCGGGCAGGGCTGCGGTGCTGCTGGGTCTGTTGGGCAGCGTTGGTGCCCCCCGTACCCGGCTCTGATGCACCCTGACAGGGCCGGGCAGAGCCTACTGTGCTGGCAGCCCCGGCCCCACCGCCCCGGCCCCGATGTGCCTTTCCCCCACTTGGTGACAATCCGTTCTGTTCCCCCCCGGAACCCCAGGCACCCCCCCACCCTCAGCACACTCCCTGCACGGTGGGGGTTGGTGCCGCCCGCCCCTTGGCCGTCCACCACCGCTGCACACCggggccacggcacgggctcCTGCCTGCCCTATGCCAACCCTGGCCCATGGACGGAGCTGCTGGCGGGGGGGCACAGGACTATTTTTCTATAATAACTTTTTGGtgcacagtaattttttcttgtaatttaatCAGCCGGGAGCTGCCTCCTGAGcccatttttaatttaatggaTGTGGATATAACGCTAGAGAGACTGAGTTATTAAATGTTCAGAACTATGCAAACCAGCTCCGCTGCCTGTGCTATGTGTCCTGCTGCCCCGAGGTTGTGgggggccctgggcagggctgagaccaaccccactccccttcctcccccccagagctgggggctgggggctgaaGGTGTGCTGGCACCCAGGTGGCAGTCATCCCATTCACCTGAGTGATGGGAAGCAGCTTCCAATTGTAAACCCGTGGTGAGGGGAGCTAATTTTGGCTGCAGCGAGGTGGGGCAGCAGGGTGCAGAGCTCACGCTGCAGCAACGTACCCAGTGCAGccccttcagctgcagcacgTTGCCCATGGGCAGCCTGGGGTGAGTAGCCAGgtgtccccagccctgctcccactATGGATGCGCTgcgtgctgcaggcagagccagaCCCAACCTCACTGTGCCCCTGGCTCCAGGGCAAGCCCTGAGCTGCATCCCTCATTGCTTGCATGGAGgcagctcctctctgcagagccccTCGTGCTCCTGGCCACAGCATCTTCCTGTGGTCACGAGCAGTTCTCTGTTGTGTGCACGTGGCTGcgggagctgctgccatggctctctcctctctctcctgcctggagctgtgctgcagccacgcacctgctgccatcagtgaaggctgcacagggctgagaTGGTGGCTCCAGGCAGGAGCAAACGGGCACTGCAGGTGGGATTTGGCCActggctgtgcagtgcctgTGCAGCCccgtgcagcagagcagcaccgaGCTCTGCTGTGAAAGAAGGGATGAAGGATGTGAAACTGGGTGAGCTGCAACGCAGCCCGCAGTGaccttcctgctgcaggcagcggTCAGGGCTGCTGGAGAGCAGGGCTGTCTGCAATCATAGTCACGGATAgggccctgcagctcagccGTCCTCACAGACATGGCACAGTCAGatcccagccctgtgcagctcagtgcccactgccagcagggacagcctgctctgcGTAGGAGAAGCCAGGCAACGCTGGGCTGGGATAAGTTGTGAGTTGGCACAGCGCTCGCTGAATGTGAGCAGATGCTGCAGATGTCCAAGGAGCAAGTTGTGCACACGGATGCTGCTATATGACCAGCagctcagaaaataaaaccattccTGGATGGGCTTTGGGGTCAGGCAGCGGTGGCTGGAGGCAGGTCAGCATGTgccactgcacagagcagctgcagtgcttctgctctGACCCTGAAATGTGCCGTGAGAAACGCTGTTTCCAGGGTGACCAGAACCAACAGTGCCcaggagctccagcagcacgGCGCGCCATGCTGTACTGTGCTGCCCAATGCTGCACTTGATGTGTTGTGACACTGTTGTCTTCCTTGGTTGTGACCACCGAGGCATTGCTCAGCCATGAGAAGGCAAGTCAGGAACTTCCTTATGAAGTAGAAACAACTTGCTCGTATCTTGCAGGTGACCACAGTATCACCTTAGGGCCAGAAGGCACCGCTTGGCAGAGGAGGAGCTTCCAATGAGGCTGCTGGGctaggctgcagctggagcacatgcagcagtgctgaggggtGAAGCCTTGCAGTCTGCCCATGGCTGCAGGCACCCTGGGAGCATCACAGTGTGCTGAGGCACCGCTCCTTGAGTGCCCGTGCATGAGCTGCCGTGTCTGAGGGCCATGCTCGAGGGGTGGCGTTAGAATCCCCTTCCatagtgctgcacagagccctggGTGCCTCACCAGCCCCTGAAGCGGGGACAGGGAGAGcggctgcaggcacagggatGGCTGAAAAGGCTTTGCTGGGTCAAACCCCTGAGGGGCCTGGGCTGAGGATGGGGTCCACAAGGGCAATGCACTGCAGCCTGGCCCAGCCAAAAAAGATCTCCAGGTTCCTGCAGGGCCAAATCCTGCAGAGAAAGGCCTTGGTGCACAATTGTTAGCAgcggcagcagggctgggggctgacAGCCACAGTGAGGCTGCGTGACACAGTTGGTCCCGAATATGGCAGACtggcagggaggggaggaagcGCAGGAAATCTCGCAATGGCTGTATGGTCAGTGCAGGGTTTCCTGTTCCTCTCCGGGTGCCGGAGCTGCGTCAGGTCAGTTGCACCGGCCCCAGCCTCAGGAACACACCAGCACCAGAGCTGCAGCGGGGACCTGGCGGCACACACAGGTTGGAGGCACCGTGCCCAGCAACACGCTGACGGGATGGGGGACCCTTCTGTAGGGCTGGGGGGGTTACTGCCCCGTTCCTCTATTGGGTTGTGGTCTGTGCTGGGACATCTTGTACTGcatggagctgggctgcagcaccctCCCGCTGCTGGCTGCTCCACTGCTGCACGGCTGGGCACCCCAGGGCCATGcgcagggacacctgcagccTTGGCACTTTCCCCCAGGGCTCGGCGCCCTGTTCCCCTCACTGCCTGGCTGTCCCTGACATAGGCACAGGGGTGGCCCCGTGTTGGGGCAGGATGGGgtcagagctgctggagccGCGTGGGGGGCACGGTAGGGGCATGGTGGGGGCATGGTGGGGGCACCGTGCCACTGCTCTTGGTCACATGGCAGAGTGATGCAGGTTTTTGACCCCATGCTTCCTTGCTTCCTTCTCCCTGGCACTGTCCCTGCGGCAGCCCACGTTCCATGTTGGGTGCAAGCAGCCTTCCTAGATGCTTTGAATGTGTTTTGCAAGGCAGATTGTGCAGGGCACAGTCTGCCCCCGGCAAcgcagccccagggctggccAGGGGCGCAGCTGTGAGGGGCGCATGGGAAGCAAAAGGGCCCTGGCCATAGCTGAGCACCACGCGCTTCAGAACTGCACaacacagctcaggctgcccaacTGCAActctgcagccccatcccaccagTGCCATGGGCTTTGGGCCGGAGCTGTGGTGCCCGAAGGGGCACAGtgcgctgctgcagctgcaggacagtGAGCTGCGCCTCCTGGAGCTGATGAAGAAGTGGATGTCACAGCGTGCCAAGAGCGACCGGGAGTACGCGGGGATGCTGCACCACATGTTCTCTCAGCTGGAGAAACAGGAGGGCCTGGGGCAGCTCCGTGCCACCGACCACAGCAGCCGGATCGGGGAGGTAGGGACAGTTCAGTGCACCCCCAGACCCGGCACAAGCAGACGGCCATCCCCACGCTGTGCTGACACCCTGTCCTGCAGTCGTGGTGGATCCTGGCGAGCCAGACAGAGACACTGAGCCAGACACTGCGGCGGCACGcagaggagctggcagcagggccgCTGGCCAAGCTGAGCATGCTGATCCGTGACAAGCAGCAGCTTCGCAAGGCCTTTAgtgagcagtggcagcagctcagccaagAGTACGCCCGGGTAGGGCCCTATGGGCAGTGGGGGGCTCGACCCTCAGCCTGAACCAGCCCTGCTGATGGCACCTCCTCTGCAGACCACGCAGCAGGAAATGGAGAAGCTGAAGGCACAGTACCGCAGCCTGGTGCGTGACAGCACCCAGGCCAGGCGCAAGTACCAGGAGGCCAGCAAAGGTGTGTGCCAGCCCCATTCCCACACACCTCCTGCCGTGCCCTGCCATGTCCCCCACCAGTTCCCCTTGAGCCTCACTGGCATGCTGGGGACATCCAGACCCCCTGCAGCCCTATGGGGCCCcatggcacagccctggggatgcAGCGGGAGTGCTGAGGGGAGGGTGTCTCCCACGGCATCTCCCTGCAGacaaggagagggaaaaggcaaaggaaaagtACGTGCGCAGCCTCTGGAAGCTCTATGCCATGCACAACCAGTATGTGCTGGCTGTACAGGCGGCCGCGctgcaccaccagcaccacTACCAGCGTGCGCTGCCCACCCTGCACGAGTCCCTctacagcctgcagcaggagatggTCCTTGTTCTGTAAGAGCCCTGCACCCCGCTGCTCCACCCCAGCAACCCCTCTCTTCCTGCACCCTTTTTGCCCTCAAGAGCTGGAGATGTTCCCTCCCCCTCCAGCCTCAAGCGCTGTCCTCATTGCCTGCCCCATGCACATCCTTTCCCTGGCACTGAAGCCATCACAGATGGGGTCAGAGCTACGTGGCTGGGGCTGTGTGCACCCCAGGAGCAGCCATCCCAGGCACTGGGGGGCCACGGGGCTCAGGAGggtggcagctcccagcacatgCATCCCTGCAGGAAGGAGATTCTTGGAGAGTACCATAGGATCAGCAGCCTGGTGCAGGAGGACGTGCTAGCCATCCACCAGGAGGTTGCCCACGCCATCGAAATGATCGACCCCACCACTGAGTACAGCAGCTTTGTTCAGTGCCACAGGTATGGCGGCTTGGCTGTGAGCAAGGTGCAGCACAGCGTCACTGGGTGGATGCAGCAGAGTAAGCATCAGTGCTGCACCGGGTCCTGCAGGTATGACTCTGAGGTACCACCGGCAGTGGTCTTTGATGAGAGTTTGCTGGAGGAGACAGAGAGCCTGGAGCCAggggagctgcagctgaatgAGCTGACCATTGAGAGTGTGCAGCACTCGTGAGTGTGGCTGGGACACGGGCAGCGGGGGTGGCAGGCACATGGCTCAGCACCCATTTCCCTGCAGCCTGACATCCATCGAGGAGGAGCTGTTGGCCAGTAGGGAGGCAgtgagcagcaaggagcagcgGCTGCgggagctgcaggctgagctgcgGGGCGAGGAGCTGGCACTGAGCCCCGGGGAGCGGTGAGGTGCAGCGggtggcagggctgggctgggggctgggtggGCAGGAGATGAGCCTGCTACATCCCATCCCCAGGGTGCACTTGCTGGGCAAgaggcaggggctgcaggaggcccagcagcagctgcagggctgcctctgTGCCCAGGCCAAGCTGCAGGCACAGCGGGATATGCTGGCCAAcaagctggcagagctgggctcaGGGGAGCCCCCTCCCGCCTTACCCCTGCAGGAGGACCAGCAGTCAGTGTCCTCCACGGTGAGTCCCACCCACGGCCACCAGAACCACAGGGCTGGGGCCTGCTGGGCTCCGGCGGCTCCACACCATGTCCCTCTGGGAGACAGAGCATGTTTTGCCCCAGGATCAGGAGCGCAGTGGGGTGACTGCACTGGAGACCATCAAGAACCACATCTCGGGCATCTTTGGTTCCAGGTTCTCGGTGAGGCCCTGGACACCTGCAGCCACTCTGACCCTGCTCTGACGAGCCTCCCAGTCCCTCGGCACCCACTGCCCCtcctctcctgccctgcagccctgcttccATTGCTCTCCAGCCCCACTCCGCtccccacactgcagcagcccCTCTGTCCTGCCGCCCCTTCCCCCTGCACCGCTGCAGGAGCCGGGGCACGGCTGGACTCACCTCGTCTTCACCCAGCTGCCACCTCCTGTGCCCCTCATCCCGGAGGTGCAGAAGCCACTGTGCCAGCAGGCCTGGTACCACGGGGCCATCCCGCGCTCAgaggtgcaggagctgctcagctgcagcgGGGACTTCCTGGTGCGGGAGAGCCAGGGGAAGCAGGAGTACGTGCTCAGCGTGCTGTGGGACGGGCAGCCCCGGCACTTCATCATCCAGGCTGCTGATGTGAGTGACCGTGGCACCGGGGGAGGCCTGGCAGGGGCAGATGCTGGAGCTGTGCCCTGGATGTGCAGCCACAGGGAGTCGCCCTGGTGTCAGTGCAcgggatgtgtgtgtgtggcttgACTCTGTGTGTGTCCTTGATGGACCAAACCTGGAGCATAGAGTGTGAGCCTGCATCATGCATATGGACATGCGCTTGTGCCATGTGAAAGTCTGCAACCTCATGCATGCACCCCATGCGGTGGCACACAACATGTGTGCAGTCCTCCACACGCGCGTTCCACCACATGGGCACACAGAGGTGACCCCGCAGCCTTCCCTCCCTGCAGAACCTGTACAGGCTGGAGGGTGATGGCTTTCCCACCATCCCGCTGCTCATCGACCacctgctgcagagccagcagcccaTCACCCGCAAGAGTGGCATTGTCCTGACCAGAGCTGTGCTCAAGGTGAGGGTGGGCAGTGGGAGGCGGCAGCGCCTCCATCCGCCTGCATGACATCTCTGCACGagggggagctgcagggcaaagggaaatgctgctggagctgggggctgctcgCCGACCTCGGGTCTGCTGCCCACAGGACAAGTGGGTGCTCAACCATGAGGACGTGCTGCTAGGGGAGCGCATTGGCCGGGTGAGTTGGGTGCTGGTCCTGGCAGCGGTACAGCTTGGGAGCCCATTGGCAACTTGCCGACACTTCTGTGTCCCTCGGCAGGGGAACTTTGGGGAGGTGTTCAGCGGCCGCCTGCGTGCTGACAACACCCCGGTGGCGGTGAAATCCTGCCGGGAAACCCTGCCGCCCGAGCTGAAGGCCAAGTTCCTGCAGGAGGCCAGGTCTGTGTGGCCATCACTGTCCTGGCCCATCCGTGAGCCCCAACTACTCGGGGCTGCTCAAACCCGCTGGGATGCAGCGCCGCTGTGGCTGAGCGCTGGCTGGGCAGAGTCCCTGGGACAGCCCAcaggtggctgtgctgggggcagaTGGGCCCCCGCCCGCTCGCAGTGCCGTTCGCTGTCCCCGCAGGATCCTCAAGCAGTACAACCATCCCAACATCGTCCGGCTCATCGGCGTCTGCACCCAGAAGCAGCCCATCTACATTGTCATGGAGCTGGTGCAGGGTGAGGCCCGCGGCCTCTGCAGCCCtgatgtgtgtgtgctgagctCGGCCCGGCACACCACGCTGCCCACCGCAGTGCACCGTGGCAGCCGCCCAACAGCTCCACGCTCTACGTTGCAGGAGGGGATTTCCTGAGCTTCCTGCGCAGCGAGGGACCCCACCTGAAGGTGAGGGAGCTGATCAAGATGACAGAGAATGCCGCGGCGGGCATGGAGTACCTGGAGAGCAAGCACTGCATCCACAGGTGGGCTGGAGGCACAGGAGCTGGGGCCCCATTAATGGGCGCACAGCTGATGGCCTCGAGCCCCCCAGGGACCTGGCTGCCCGCAACTGCCTGGTGACAGAGAAGAACACCCTGAAAATCAGCGATTTCGGGATGTCACGGCAGGAGGAGGATGGTATCTATGCCTCCACGGGGGGCATGAA
This Lagopus muta isolate bLagMut1 chromosome 10, bLagMut1 primary, whole genome shotgun sequence DNA region includes the following protein-coding sequences:
- the FES gene encoding tyrosine-protein kinase Fes/Fps isoform X3; its protein translation is MEKLKAQYRSLVRDSTQARRKYQEASKDKEREKAKEKYVRSLWKLYAMHNQYVLAVQAAALHHQHHYQRALPTLHESLYSLQQEMVLVLKEILGEYHRISSLVQEDVLAIHQEVAHAIEMIDPTTEYSSFVQCHRYDSEVPPAVVFDESLLEETESLEPGELQLNELTIESVQHSLTSIEEELLASREAVSSKEQRLRELQAELRGEELALSPGERVHLLGKRQGLQEAQQQLQGCLCAQAKLQAQRDMLANKLAELGSGEPPPALPLQEDQQSVSSTDQERSGVTALETIKNHISGIFGSRFSLPPPVPLIPEVQKPLCQQAWYHGAIPRSEVQELLSCSGDFLVRESQGKQEYVLSVLWDGQPRHFIIQAADNLYRLEGDGFPTIPLLIDHLLQSQQPITRKSGIVLTRAVLKDKWVLNHEDVLLGERIGRGNFGEVFSGRLRADNTPVAVKSCRETLPPELKAKFLQEARSVWPSLSWPIREPQLLGAAQTRWDAAPLWLSAGWAESLGQPTGGCAGGRWAPARSQCRSLSPQDPQAVQPSQHRPAHRRLHPEAAHLHCHGAGAGRGFPELPAQRGTPPEGEGADQDDRECRGGHGVPGEQALHPQGPGCPQLPGDREEHPENQRFRDVTAGGGWYLCLHGGHEADPCEVDCPRSSELRPVQLRERRVELRDPAVGGLQPGRRALCQPHQPADA
- the FES gene encoding tyrosine-protein kinase Fes/Fps isoform X1 produces the protein MGFGPELWCPKGHSALLQLQDSELRLLELMKKWMSQRAKSDREYAGMLHHMFSQLEKQEGLGQLRATDHSSRIGESWWILASQTETLSQTLRRHAEELAAGPLAKLSMLIRDKQQLRKAFSEQWQQLSQEYARTTQQEMEKLKAQYRSLVRDSTQARRKYQEASKDKEREKAKEKYVRSLWKLYAMHNQYVLAVQAAALHHQHHYQRALPTLHESLYSLQQEMVLVLKEILGEYHRISSLVQEDVLAIHQEVAHAIEMIDPTTEYSSFVQCHRYDSEVPPAVVFDESLLEETESLEPGELQLNELTIESVQHSLTSIEEELLASREAVSSKEQRLRELQAELRGEELALSPGERVHLLGKRQGLQEAQQQLQGCLCAQAKLQAQRDMLANKLAELGSGEPPPALPLQEDQQSVSSTDQERSGVTALETIKNHISGIFGSRFSLPPPVPLIPEVQKPLCQQAWYHGAIPRSEVQELLSCSGDFLVRESQGKQEYVLSVLWDGQPRHFIIQAADNLYRLEGDGFPTIPLLIDHLLQSQQPITRKSGIVLTRAVLKDKWVLNHEDVLLGERIGRGNFGEVFSGRLRADNTPVAVKSCRETLPPELKAKFLQEARSVWPSLSWPIREPQLLGAAQTRWDAAPLWLSAGWAESLGQPTGGCAGGRWAPARSQCRSLSPQDPQAVQPSQHRPAHRRLHPEAAHLHCHGAGAGRGFPELPAQRGTPPEGEGADQDDRECRGGHGVPGEQALHPQGPGCPQLPGDREEHPENQRFRDVTAGGGWYLCLHGGHEADPCEVDCPRSSELRPVQLRERRVELRDPAVGGLQPGRRALCQPHQPADA
- the FES gene encoding tyrosine-protein kinase Fes/Fps isoform X2; the encoded protein is MGFGPELWCPKGHSALLQLQDSELRLLELMKKWMSQRAKSDREYAGMLHHMFSQLEKQEGLGQLRATDHSSRIGESWWILASQTETLSQTLRRHAEELAAGPLAKLSMLIRDKQQLRKAFSEQWQQLSQEYARTTQQEMEKLKAQYRSLVRDSTQARRKYQEASKDKEREKAKEKYVRSLWKLYAMHNQYVLAVQAAALHHQHHYQRALPTLHESLYSLQQEMVLVLKEILGEYHRISSLVQEDVLAIHQEVAHAIEMIDPTTEYSSFVQCHRYDSEVPPAVVFDESLLEETESLEPGELQLNELTIESVQHSLTSIEEELLASREAVSSKEQRLRELQAELRGEELALSPGERVHLLGKRQGLQEAQQQLQGCLCAQAKLQAQRDMLANKLAELGSGEPPPALPLQEDQQSVSSTDQERSGVTALETIKNHISGIFGSRFSLPPPVPLIPEVQKPLCQQAWYHGAIPRSEVQELLSCSGDFLVRESQGKQEYVLSVLWDGQPRHFIIQAADNLYRLEGDGFPTIPLLIDHLLQSQQPITRKSGIVLTRAVLKDKWVLNHEDVLLGERIGRGNFGEVFSGRLRADNTPVAVKSCRETLPPELKAKFLQEARILKQYNHPNIVRLIGVCTQKQPIYIVMELVQGGDFLSFLRSEGPHLKVRELIKMTENAAAGMEYLESKHCIHRDLAARNCLVTEKNTLKISDFGMSRQEEDGIYASTGGMKQIPVKWTAPEALNYGRYSSESDVWSFGILLWEAFSLGAVPYANLTNQQTREAIEQGVRLEPPEQCPEDAYRLMQRCWEYDPRRRPSFGAIYQELIAIRKRHR